A genome region from Nitrosopumilus oxyclinae includes the following:
- a CDS encoding ABC transporter ATP-binding protein, protein MTFLTVNGLSSKYSSSKGPVYAVDDVDFELNDGESMGIAGESACGKSTLGLSLIRMLSGGTAEGKILFDGVSILDMTESKFDDEYRWKKISMVFQGAMNSLDPVFTVNEQFVEILKEHSFDGDSKKLISDAMNSVSLDESVLKKYPHELSGGMKQRVIIAMSLLLKPKFVIADEPTTALDVLIQAQIINLLKSLKKEGMSFMLITHDLAVLSEISDKIGIMYGGQMVEFGSSEQIYKNPKHPYTQGLLESIPTLKGNTPKYIKGTPPSLLDAPTQCRFIERCPLAIDKCKELPPKFKTETGYVRCWLYEDEK, encoded by the coding sequence ATGACATTTTTAACAGTTAATGGATTATCCTCAAAATATTCATCATCTAAAGGACCTGTTTATGCTGTAGATGATGTAGATTTTGAATTGAATGACGGTGAATCTATGGGAATTGCAGGTGAGAGTGCATGTGGAAAAAGTACATTGGGTTTGTCATTAATTCGAATGCTTTCAGGTGGAACTGCTGAAGGAAAAATCCTCTTTGATGGAGTTTCTATTTTAGATATGACAGAATCAAAATTTGATGATGAATATAGGTGGAAGAAAATCTCCATGGTTTTTCAGGGTGCCATGAATTCTTTGGATCCTGTATTTACAGTTAATGAACAATTCGTTGAGATTTTAAAAGAGCATTCATTTGATGGCGATTCAAAGAAATTAATTTCTGATGCAATGAATTCTGTATCTCTCGATGAAAGTGTTCTAAAAAAATATCCGCATGAACTAAGTGGTGGGATGAAACAAAGAGTTATCATTGCAATGTCGCTATTACTCAAACCAAAATTTGTAATTGCCGATGAACCTACAACTGCATTGGATGTTTTAATACAAGCTCAAATCATAAATTTATTAAAATCTCTAAAAAAAGAAGGCATGTCTTTTATGTTAATTACGCATGATTTGGCGGTTCTGTCTGAAATTTCTGATAAAATCGGTATTATGTATGGAGGACAAATGGTGGAATTTGGTTCATCAGAACAAATTTACAAGAATCCAAAACATCCCTACACTCAGGGACTTTTAGAATCCATTCCTACTTTGAAAGGAAACACTCCAAAATACATCAAAGGAACGCCTCCAAGTTTACTTGACGCACCAACTCAATGTAGATTCATTGAAAGATGTCCCTTAGCTATAGACAAATGCAAAGAACTCCCTCCTAAATTTAAAACTGAAACTGGTTATGTCCGGTGCTGGTTATATGAAGATGAAAAATAG
- a CDS encoding DedA family protein — MDFTDIFPFAPDVGYSLLALVNFFGSLVPFVPLPGFLLLATMSVGNQYDLHILALVSAVTATVAKQIIFYVSYGGRRIINEKTRKRMRPFERLIKRYGAGAAFFAAATPIPDDLVYVPLGLAKYNPRRFFIATLTGKIVLSYSIVFISHHLGLSLVEPFLENIDDATPIYIGIIIFGVMMTAVIVLLLRLDWARILGKFAPWTLDENNKED, encoded by the coding sequence GTGGATTTTACTGACATCTTTCCGTTTGCGCCTGATGTCGGTTATTCTCTTCTAGCTTTAGTTAATTTCTTTGGTTCTCTTGTTCCTTTTGTCCCATTGCCTGGATTTTTACTTTTAGCTACTATGTCTGTGGGTAATCAATATGATCTACATATTTTGGCATTAGTATCTGCAGTAACTGCTACTGTTGCAAAACAAATTATTTTCTATGTTAGTTATGGTGGTCGAAGAATTATCAATGAAAAAACTAGAAAGAGGATGCGTCCATTTGAGAGATTGATCAAAAGATATGGTGCAGGTGCTGCATTCTTTGCAGCTGCCACTCCGATTCCAGATGATCTAGTATATGTTCCACTAGGATTGGCAAAATATAATCCTAGAAGATTTTTTATTGCAACTCTTACTGGAAAAATAGTTCTAAGTTATTCAATTGTCTTCATTTCACACCATTTAGGATTGTCTTTAGTTGAACCTTTCCTTGAAAATATAGATGATGCAACTCCGATATACATTGGAATTATAATTTTTGGAGTGATGATGACTGCCGTTATTGTATTGCTATTGAGATTAGATTGGGCTAGGATTCTTGGAAAGTTTGCTCCTTGGACTTTGGATGAAAATAACAAAGAAGATTAA
- a CDS encoding Hpt domain-containing protein, with translation MSDEFIAVATQEVTDDINSIENILKLCVNDADVFQNASKFQKHTHKIKGLAPMMGKEPLGDLSASLDDLFKKIIDGQQIEGVFDLILDSIPHMKKSMNEIDYDFSQIDERIRQL, from the coding sequence ATGTCTGATGAATTTATTGCAGTTGCAACCCAAGAAGTGACTGATGACATTAATTCCATTGAAAATATTTTAAAATTATGCGTTAATGATGCTGATGTATTTCAAAACGCTTCAAAATTTCAAAAACATACTCATAAAATTAAAGGTCTAGCACCCATGATGGGTAAAGAACCTCTTGGTGATTTATCTGCTTCATTAGATGATCTTTTTAAGAAAATTATTGATGGTCAGCAAATTGAAGGAGTTTTTGATTTGATTCTTGATTCTATTCCTCATATGAAAAAATCCATGAATGAAATTGATTATGATTTTAGTCAAATTGATGAGCGAATTAGACAACTCTAG
- a CDS encoding uracil-DNA glycosylase: MNQKLEIIKQNVIKCTKCNLSKTRTNSVPGKGNFHSNVIFVGEAPGKNEDKNGEPFIGIAGKKLSIALEEAGISREEVYITNIVKCRPPKNRVPTTIERETCKDYLKQEIAIIKPKIICILGNTAFNSILGGSEITKFRGKLVRKEEQLYFLTIHPAATIYNQELITVLKKDIVKLFNLITELKNNKKVKIDIDYTP, from the coding sequence ATGAATCAAAAACTAGAGATTATTAAACAAAACGTCATCAAATGTACAAAGTGTAATCTTTCTAAAACAAGAACTAATTCAGTACCAGGTAAAGGGAATTTTCATTCAAATGTAATTTTTGTAGGAGAAGCACCTGGAAAAAATGAAGATAAAAATGGCGAGCCATTTATCGGTATTGCAGGTAAAAAACTTTCAATAGCTCTAGAAGAAGCAGGGATATCAAGAGAAGAAGTATACATTACAAACATTGTAAAATGTAGACCTCCAAAAAACAGAGTTCCAACCACAATTGAAAGGGAAACATGTAAAGATTATCTAAAACAAGAAATTGCAATCATTAAACCAAAAATAATTTGCATATTAGGAAATACTGCATTTAATTCCATATTAGGGGGTTCAGAAATAACAAAATTTAGAGGAAAACTAGTTAGAAAAGAAGAACAATTGTATTTTTTGACAATTCATCCAGCAGCAACCATTTACAATCAAGAACTAATCACAGTGTTGAAAAAAGATATTGTAAAATTATTTAATTTAATCACAGAGTTAAAAAACAATAAAAAAGTGAAAATTGATATTGACTATACTCCCTAG
- a CDS encoding HAMP domain-containing sensor histidine kinase, whose amino-acid sequence MKQKSNFNNNFIANSIQNKILVPMLLLSLIPTFIFGMLFLNNEIASLEEEEVLENLYSDIFFFSMIMISTSILIIVFSHLVAKGIQTPILELKNAFKEFNGGKYDSIIKIKGHDEVSDLTQSFQTFQEYFIANNKIKDFYQKELELKLNELKKTDVLKDEFASMITHELKTPLTPIRGYCEMLKDNDLGKLTPEQLDCIETIDSNAFHLENLIGDILDAQKLDMGHIVFNKSEVEISSFISELTKNIQPLVDSKNIQLIVSRLTECILFTDEQRLRQIFYNLVRNAIDFVPENSGVIELGFKSSGDDQIFYVRDNGLGIPKDKQSNIFKKFYQVDTAQTRKHGGSGLGLVICKGMVEGLGGKIWFDSDHGKGTTFYFSLSKDLPVTSEVKQLNKSTKNIDKFGERK is encoded by the coding sequence ATGAAACAAAAATCCAACTTCAATAATAATTTTATTGCTAATAGTATTCAAAATAAAATCTTAGTTCCAATGTTACTCTTATCATTAATACCTACTTTTATTTTTGGTATGCTTTTTTTAAATAATGAAATTGCTAGTTTAGAAGAGGAAGAAGTTTTAGAGAATCTTTATTCAGATATTTTCTTTTTTTCAATGATTATGATTTCTACTTCTATATTGATAATAGTTTTTTCACATTTAGTTGCTAAAGGAATACAGACTCCAATTTTAGAATTGAAAAATGCATTCAAGGAATTTAATGGAGGAAAATATGATTCTATAATTAAAATTAAAGGCCACGATGAAGTATCTGATTTAACACAATCTTTCCAAACTTTTCAAGAATATTTTATTGCAAATAATAAAATTAAAGATTTCTATCAAAAAGAATTAGAATTAAAATTAAATGAACTTAAAAAAACTGATGTTTTAAAAGATGAATTTGCCTCAATGATAACCCATGAACTTAAAACCCCGTTAACTCCAATTCGGGGATATTGTGAAATGTTAAAAGATAACGATTTAGGAAAGTTAACTCCTGAACAATTAGATTGTATTGAAACAATTGATTCAAACGCATTTCATCTAGAAAACTTAATTGGCGATATTTTAGATGCTCAAAAATTAGATATGGGACATATTGTTTTTAATAAATCTGAAGTTGAAATTAGTTCTTTTATCTCTGAATTAACTAAAAACATTCAACCACTGGTAGATAGCAAAAATATCCAGCTTATCGTTTCACGATTGACTGAATGCATATTATTTACTGATGAGCAAAGACTGCGACAAATTTTTTATAATTTAGTTAGAAATGCCATTGATTTTGTACCTGAAAACAGTGGTGTGATTGAACTTGGATTCAAATCATCTGGGGATGATCAAATTTTTTATGTAAGGGATAATGGATTGGGAATACCTAAAGATAAACAATCAAATATTTTTAAAAAATTCTATCAGGTAGATACTGCCCAAACTCGTAAACATGGCGGCAGTGGTTTAGGCTTAGTCATTTGTAAGGGAATGGTTGAGGGTCTTGGTGGTAAAATATGGTTTGATAGTGATCATGGTAAAGGAACTACGTTTTATTTTAGCCTCTCAAAAGATTTACCTGTTACCAGTGAGGTAAAACAATTGAACAAATCTACTAAAAATATTGACAAGTTTGGAGAACGTAAATAA
- a CDS encoding response regulator, which yields MKILIVDDNVDITEMFSKYLSLKGYECAISNTGQNALNMIKNQSFDYVILDMAMPEFGGLDVIKSLEKEDLLKNNKIIILTASSISNVDIENITKKQGVTTFLKKPVQLSELLQVMSN from the coding sequence ATGAAAATACTGATAGTTGATGATAATGTCGATATCACTGAAATGTTTTCAAAATATCTTTCATTAAAGGGATATGAGTGTGCAATTTCTAACACTGGCCAAAATGCTCTAAATATGATAAAAAATCAATCTTTTGATTATGTGATTTTAGATATGGCAATGCCTGAATTTGGAGGATTGGATGTGATTAAATCCTTGGAAAAAGAAGATCTATTAAAAAATAATAAAATAATAATTCTCACTGCTTCATCAATTTCGAACGTTGATATTGAAAATATTACAAAAAAACAAGGAGTAACCACCTTTCTAAAAAAACCAGTACAATTAAGTGAATTACTCCAGGTTATGTCTAATTAA
- the aspS gene encoding aspartate--tRNA(Asn) ligase produces MVFVKTHDISELNQELIGKEVVLGGWIEDLRKLGKMSFITLRDVSGISQVIVKGELNDNLGEINRQSVVSIRGIVQETKARDFAFEVKADEIEVLGKAIHPLPIDPIGRLESNIDTRLNHRALDMRNQKTASIFKLRHHVLQSLRKTLADKKFIEITTPKIIGSASEGGADLFSLDYFGKTAYLAQSPQLYKEQMTIGLERVFEISNFYRAENSHTGRHLTEFTSIDIEAAFMDYEDVMNVLESLVVSVYKDISENCKTEQESIEHAIEIPSVPFERITYTQCVDELKKAGEKVEFGDDLLDSHLRIIGQNHPGFFFLTDWPMKLKPFYIREKDEDATLSRSFDLQYGFLELSSGGTRLHNPEMLKERLKEQGLDPNQFADHLKTFDWGMPPHSGWGMGLDRLMTTLIGIDNVREVVLYPRDPDRLSP; encoded by the coding sequence ATGGTATTTGTAAAAACTCATGATATTTCTGAACTAAACCAAGAATTGATTGGAAAAGAAGTAGTGTTAGGAGGATGGATTGAGGATCTTAGAAAATTAGGAAAAATGTCATTTATTACTCTTCGAGATGTCTCAGGAATATCTCAAGTTATAGTAAAAGGAGAACTCAATGATAATCTAGGGGAGATCAACCGTCAAAGTGTTGTCAGCATTAGAGGGATTGTTCAAGAAACCAAAGCTCGGGATTTTGCATTTGAGGTCAAGGCAGACGAAATAGAAGTTTTAGGAAAAGCAATTCATCCATTACCAATTGATCCAATTGGTCGACTAGAAAGTAATATCGATACAAGACTAAATCACAGAGCATTAGATATGCGAAATCAAAAAACAGCTTCAATTTTTAAATTACGACATCATGTATTACAATCTTTAAGAAAAACTCTAGCTGATAAAAAATTTATTGAAATCACAACTCCAAAAATAATTGGGAGTGCAAGTGAGGGGGGTGCAGACTTATTTTCATTAGACTACTTTGGTAAAACAGCATATCTTGCTCAGAGCCCACAATTATACAAAGAACAAATGACAATTGGTTTAGAGAGAGTGTTTGAGATTTCAAATTTTTACAGAGCAGAAAATTCTCATACTGGAAGGCATTTGACAGAATTTACCAGTATAGACATTGAAGCTGCATTTATGGACTATGAGGATGTCATGAATGTTTTAGAATCTCTAGTAGTATCAGTTTACAAAGATATCTCAGAAAATTGTAAAACTGAACAAGAAAGTATTGAGCATGCAATAGAAATTCCTTCAGTACCATTTGAGAGAATAACATACACTCAATGTGTGGATGAATTGAAAAAAGCAGGGGAAAAAGTAGAATTTGGAGATGATTTACTTGATTCGCATCTTAGAATTATTGGACAAAACCATCCAGGATTTTTCTTCTTAACTGACTGGCCAATGAAATTAAAACCATTTTACATTAGAGAGAAGGACGAGGATGCAACACTTTCACGTTCTTTTGATTTACAATACGGATTTTTAGAATTATCTTCAGGAGGAACTAGACTACACAATCCAGAAATGCTCAAAGAGAGACTAAAAGAACAAGGATTAGATCCGAACCAATTTGCAGACCATCTTAAAACATTTGATTGGGGAATGCCACCGCACTCAGGTTGGGGAATGGGATTAGATAGATTGATGACTACACTTATTGGTATTGACAATGTTCGTGAAGTAGTTTTGTATCCACGTGACCCAGATAGGCTTAGCCCATAG
- a CDS encoding DNA-3-methyladenine glycosylase produces the protein MTILPREFYSKDTVTVAKNLLGKKIIRKIGRSEVSGIITETEAYRHNDDPASHAFKKITDRNKIMFGEGGFAYVYFTYGMYFCFNVVAKNPKKAAGAVLIRAIEPEKGIKVMQKNRGIQNLKNLTDGPAKLAQALDITKEHYGIDLTKKSKLYITEGIKSKKIITSQRIGITKAVDKMWNFKIKI, from the coding sequence TTGACTATACTCCCTAGAGAATTTTATTCAAAAGACACAGTTACGGTTGCAAAAAATCTCTTAGGAAAAAAAATAATTAGAAAAATAGGACGTAGTGAAGTATCAGGAATCATTACTGAAACAGAAGCATATAGACATAATGATGATCCAGCAAGCCATGCATTTAAAAAAATTACAGATAGAAACAAGATAATGTTTGGGGAGGGGGGTTTTGCCTATGTTTATTTTACATATGGAATGTATTTTTGTTTCAATGTAGTAGCAAAAAATCCTAAGAAAGCAGCTGGAGCAGTTCTCATTCGTGCAATTGAGCCTGAAAAAGGAATCAAAGTAATGCAAAAAAATCGAGGAATTCAAAATTTAAAAAACCTCACTGATGGACCAGCAAAATTAGCACAAGCATTAGATATCACCAAAGAACATTATGGGATAGATTTAACAAAAAAATCTAAACTCTACATAACTGAAGGAATAAAGTCAAAAAAAATAATTACATCACAAAGAATAGGAATAACAAAAGCAGTAGATAAAATGTGGAATTTTAAAATTAAAATTTAA
- a CDS encoding transcription elongation factor NusA, with protein MKLPICGFDAKNSILCPQCESKIESGQLTKADVEASMNLAKIAKSNKEIENFTLYSCKEFDGNFVLSLAKNDIMLIRQSRTLYRTLQDQFKGKIWLVEADETDKRFIEDLFFPTKILSINAVWAPGGVQKTKAVVSGKWTPKFPIDTEKVVQIVRNARNLDIEIEFEDKR; from the coding sequence ATGAAATTACCTATTTGTGGCTTTGATGCAAAAAATTCTATTCTTTGTCCTCAATGTGAAAGTAAGATTGAATCAGGACAGTTAACAAAAGCTGATGTAGAAGCATCGATGAATCTTGCAAAAATTGCAAAATCAAATAAAGAAATTGAAAATTTTACACTATATTCATGCAAGGAATTTGATGGGAATTTTGTATTGTCTCTTGCAAAAAATGACATTATGTTGATTAGACAGAGTCGGACATTATATCGAACACTACAAGACCAATTCAAAGGCAAAATTTGGCTTGTAGAAGCCGATGAAACAGACAAACGTTTCATCGAAGATTTGTTCTTTCCCACCAAAATCCTATCAATTAATGCAGTTTGGGCACCTGGCGGCGTTCAAAAAACAAAAGCAGTTGTTTCAGGGAAATGGACTCCAAAATTTCCCATAGACACTGAAAAAGTGGTGCAGATAGTTAGGAATGCCCGAAACCTTGACATTGAGATAGAATTTGAGGATAAAAGATAG
- a CDS encoding TldD/PmbA family protein, translated as MQDFADKAVKYAEQSGVQYCDARAEQQERKSALIEKNSVEYVRTNDDRGIGIRTIKDNVWNFCSITNPKTFEQIKDAIDNSLKSSKSNNRNKIKLYPNLANKSKVNYLVIKKPELEDIIKIGLEADKTISEIPKIIKSIVNPWFTINSKYFVNTEGSEILQNFTDTVIDMIATAHNSGITQSVNITEGGRGGLEQLTNKNKIQKSAKEIAVKASQLTLAKPVKEENSTVVMNPDFVSLLTHEILGHPSEADRVLGKEMAWAGGAWWKNKLGEKIGSENLNVFDDPTMKESLGWYQFDDEGIETKKTTLVENGVLKNHMQNRETSMDFDSIPTGNMRATNYRFIPLIRMACTCIGNGDRDVNEIIKEVKHGYLISNMKIPSIDMKRYNWSISCQYAQRIENGEITNLLRDVIVMGTAPKFFESIDACGNDFTVRPITNCGKGDPMQSMIMGNGGPTIRGNATVKSVN; from the coding sequence TTGCAAGATTTTGCTGATAAAGCAGTCAAGTATGCAGAACAGTCAGGGGTTCAATATTGTGATGCTAGAGCAGAACAACAAGAACGAAAGTCAGCACTGATAGAAAAAAATTCAGTAGAATATGTGAGAACAAATGATGATAGAGGAATAGGCATTAGAACTATCAAAGATAACGTATGGAATTTTTGTTCAATTACAAATCCAAAAACATTTGAGCAAATCAAAGATGCAATAGATAATTCATTAAAAAGTAGTAAGAGCAATAATAGAAATAAAATAAAACTTTATCCTAATCTTGCAAATAAATCTAAAGTCAATTATTTGGTAATTAAAAAACCTGAATTAGAAGATATAATAAAAATTGGATTAGAGGCAGACAAAACTATTTCAGAAATTCCAAAAATTATAAAATCTATCGTAAATCCATGGTTTACAATTAATTCAAAATATTTTGTAAATACTGAAGGTTCAGAAATTTTACAGAATTTTACAGACACTGTTATTGACATGATTGCAACAGCCCATAATTCAGGAATAACTCAATCAGTTAACATTACAGAAGGGGGAAGGGGGGGACTAGAGCAATTAACAAATAAAAATAAAATACAAAAAAGTGCAAAAGAAATTGCAGTAAAAGCATCACAACTAACACTTGCAAAACCAGTAAAAGAAGAAAATTCAACAGTGGTAATGAATCCAGATTTTGTATCATTACTTACACATGAAATATTAGGACATCCGTCAGAGGCAGATAGAGTATTAGGAAAAGAGATGGCATGGGCAGGCGGAGCATGGTGGAAAAACAAACTAGGAGAAAAAATTGGTTCCGAGAATCTCAACGTATTTGATGATCCAACAATGAAAGAAAGTTTAGGATGGTATCAATTTGATGACGAAGGGATTGAAACTAAGAAAACAACTCTAGTTGAAAATGGAGTTTTAAAAAATCACATGCAAAATAGGGAAACATCTATGGATTTTGATTCTATACCAACAGGAAATATGAGGGCAACAAACTATCGATTTATTCCTTTGATACGAATGGCATGTACATGTATCGGTAACGGAGATAGAGACGTAAATGAAATTATCAAAGAAGTCAAACACGGATACTTAATCTCAAATATGAAAATCCCCTCAATAGATATGAAACGATATAATTGGAGCATATCATGTCAGTATGCTCAGCGAATTGAAAATGGGGAAATTACTAATTTGTTAAGGGACGTCATTGTCATGGGGACAGCGCCAAAATTCTTCGAATCAATTGATGCATGTGGGAACGATTTCACTGTAAGACCAATAACTAATTGCGGTAAAGGAGATCCAATGCAGTCAATGATCATGGGGAACGGAGGACCAACAATAAGAGGAAATGCCACAGTAAAGAGTGTAAATTAA
- a CDS encoding sensor histidine kinase → MKIVSKAYVLIAILIAAAVFNLFLLYQEDNSDTSQSYSIIGAGDVKVKAESISSLATSVANGVLEDKEKLEKEITEVQLTLSTIRNGGEFKGHKLEIIPTSLITDYNEVLSSWESYKSKALIVEKTSVFDMEATNAMNYVLQKNQELVLVTDKLSKDLDKLDRDYNPHKLIAKELAECAKIIGQQSLLISIGEGENAQEILKEKNLQFEIGLRKLMQLSTSDLDVEKVGMTHEELIPIPRENSEALRDLDPLWEAIKVKIETLQERALLSPEFNLAKNEMAVEKNILFEKIDMLLNSWNEELSSQGSEGQIIIQILLGVDIGVFFLVLFIIRQSLSPLDTISKAISKVKEGVYGEKIEYSGSDEVGQLVANFNMMSNTIKEKEEEAKKTDIAKDEFLAMITHELKTPLVPIQGYADILLNEHLGKLTDKQKERISIIKSSSEALLSIISDLLDVQKLDLGQLRMTKQKSDIKNTITKAIETLQPEADPKNIKITYNAESLIINHDPERIGQVITNLIKNSIIAIEPNPGKIDVTLQDHPNEIEIFVKDNGVGIPEEKQKDLFKKFYQVDASLTREKGGSGLGLAICKGIIDNHLGKIRVQSIPNQGATFSFTIPKEEAVNTKTPLKSA, encoded by the coding sequence ATGAAAATAGTTAGTAAGGCATATGTTTTGATAGCTATTCTCATCGCTGCTGCAGTTTTTAATTTATTTCTACTATATCAAGAAGATAATTCAGATACATCTCAATCATATTCCATTATAGGTGCAGGAGATGTAAAAGTAAAAGCTGAATCAATTTCAAGTTTAGCTACATCAGTTGCAAACGGAGTATTAGAAGACAAAGAAAAACTAGAAAAAGAAATTACAGAAGTTCAATTAACATTATCAACCATTAGAAACGGAGGAGAATTCAAAGGTCACAAATTAGAAATAATTCCAACATCACTCATTACAGATTATAATGAAGTTCTATCATCATGGGAATCTTACAAATCTAAAGCATTGATAGTGGAAAAAACATCAGTATTTGATATGGAAGCTACAAATGCCATGAACTATGTATTACAGAAAAATCAAGAGCTAGTACTTGTAACAGACAAGTTAAGTAAAGATCTAGATAAATTAGATAGAGATTATAATCCACATAAACTAATTGCAAAAGAATTAGCTGAATGTGCAAAAATAATAGGACAGCAAAGTCTTCTCATTTCTATAGGAGAAGGAGAGAATGCTCAAGAAATTCTAAAAGAAAAGAATTTACAATTTGAGATAGGGTTAAGAAAACTGATGCAATTATCTACATCAGATTTAGATGTAGAAAAAGTTGGTATGACTCATGAAGAATTAATACCAATTCCAAGAGAAAATTCAGAAGCACTAAGAGATTTAGATCCATTATGGGAAGCAATTAAAGTAAAAATTGAGACATTACAAGAAAGGGCTTTGTTATCACCAGAATTCAATTTAGCAAAAAATGAAATGGCGGTGGAAAAAAATATTTTGTTTGAAAAAATAGATATGCTTCTCAATTCGTGGAATGAAGAATTAAGTTCTCAAGGTTCAGAGGGACAAATTATCATTCAAATTCTCTTAGGAGTAGATATCGGGGTATTCTTCTTAGTTTTGTTTATCATTAGGCAATCTCTATCACCTCTAGATACAATATCTAAAGCAATATCCAAAGTAAAAGAAGGAGTATATGGTGAAAAAATAGAATATTCAGGTTCAGATGAAGTGGGACAACTTGTTGCAAACTTCAACATGATGTCAAATACGATTAAAGAAAAAGAAGAGGAAGCTAAAAAAACAGATATTGCAAAAGATGAATTTCTTGCGATGATCACACACGAATTAAAAACACCACTAGTTCCAATTCAAGGATACGCAGATATTTTGCTTAATGAACACTTAGGAAAACTAACAGATAAACAAAAAGAACGAATTAGTATCATTAAATCAAGTTCTGAAGCATTGTTATCAATTATTTCAGATTTGCTGGATGTACAAAAATTAGATTTAGGACAATTACGAATGACAAAACAAAAATCAGATATTAAAAATACAATCACTAAAGCAATTGAAACTTTGCAACCAGAAGCAGATCCCAAAAATATTAAAATTACATATAATGCTGAAAGTTTGATTATCAATCACGATCCAGAAAGAATTGGACAGGTAATCACAAATCTAATTAAAAACAGCATCATTGCAATTGAGCCAAATCCAGGGAAGATTGATGTAACTTTACAAGATCATCCTAATGAAATAGAAATTTTTGTTAAGGATAATGGGGTAGGAATTCCAGAAGAAAAACAAAAAGATCTTTTCAAAAAATTCTATCAAGTAGATGCATCACTTACAAGAGAAAAAGGAGGGAGTGGGTTAGGATTAGCAATCTGTAAAGGAATCATAGATAATCATCTAGGTAAAATCAGGGTTCAAAGCATACCTAATCAAGGGGCAACATTCTCATTTACAATTCCAAAAGAAGAAGCAGTTAACACCAAAACTCCTTTAAAATCTGCTTAA